One window from the genome of Pandoraea fibrosis encodes:
- a CDS encoding ABC transporter ATP-binding protein, translating to MANVSLRGLRKQYGNAAAVADFSLEIAEGELVAFLGPSGCGKTTTLRMVAGFVEPTAGEIWIGGKEVSRLPPNRRNTGMVFQRYALFPHMTVAENVAFGLEMRHVSSAERTTRIREALDMVRLTPLADRYPRQLSGGQQQRVAIARALAIRPDVFLLDEPLSNLDAKLRTEVREEIRALQRRLGLTTIFVTHDQEEALAIADRLAVMHDGCVQQIGTADALYERPANPFVANFLGKMNFLAGRMTEGHFVTAKGERLALPAASPDATTLGIRPERLRLTDAPARDETALAVTVDQTIYLGSTLELRLKSPQGETLVAHVQNTARDDAGRYAPGRTLNACFASTDCLFFNA from the coding sequence ATGGCCAACGTTTCCCTTCGCGGACTGCGCAAGCAATACGGCAACGCCGCTGCGGTGGCAGACTTTTCGCTGGAGATCGCCGAAGGCGAACTCGTCGCGTTCCTCGGCCCGAGCGGTTGCGGCAAGACCACGACGCTGCGCATGGTCGCAGGCTTTGTCGAACCGACGGCCGGTGAAATCTGGATCGGCGGCAAGGAAGTCTCGCGCTTGCCACCGAACCGTCGCAATACCGGCATGGTGTTCCAGCGTTATGCGCTCTTTCCGCACATGACGGTGGCAGAGAACGTCGCATTCGGACTTGAAATGCGCCACGTATCGAGCGCCGAGCGCACCACGCGCATTCGTGAGGCCCTCGATATGGTGCGCCTCACGCCGCTGGCGGATCGCTACCCTCGCCAGCTCTCGGGCGGGCAGCAGCAACGCGTGGCGATTGCCCGCGCGCTCGCCATTCGTCCCGACGTCTTTCTGCTCGACGAACCGCTCTCCAATCTCGACGCCAAATTGCGCACAGAAGTACGCGAAGAGATCCGAGCGTTACAACGTCGACTCGGACTCACGACGATTTTCGTCACCCACGATCAGGAAGAGGCGCTCGCGATTGCCGACCGTCTGGCCGTGATGCACGACGGTTGCGTGCAGCAGATCGGCACCGCCGACGCGCTTTACGAACGCCCCGCCAACCCGTTTGTCGCGAACTTCCTCGGCAAAATGAATTTCCTCGCGGGCCGAATGACCGAAGGTCACTTCGTCACGGCGAAGGGCGAGCGACTGGCGCTGCCGGCCGCCTCGCCCGACGCCACCACGCTCGGCATCCGCCCCGAACGCCTGCGTTTGACGGACGCGCCCGCGCGCGACGAAACGGCGCTGGCGGTCACGGTCGACCAGACGATCTATCTGGGCTCCACGCTCGAACTGCGTCTGAAAAGTCCTCAAGGCGAGACGCTCGTGGCGCACGTGCAAAACACCGCACGCGACGATGCCGGACGCTACGCCCCGGGCCGCACGCTCAATGCCTGCTTTGCCAGTACCGATTGCCTGTTTTTCAACGCCTGA
- a CDS encoding N-acetylmuramoyl-L-alanine amidase has translation MPELMLIKRFARTDDASSPNAGRRRALRAGASTLILALTGPRFAFANAIVAVRVWPARDYTRVTLETDNPVKFQQQLMESPNRFVIDLDEVDLNPALRDLVSKIQPNDPQIMQVRVGQFKPGVVRMVFDLKAGVKPQSFTLPPVAGYKYRTVFDLYPAVEPDPLMELLAKSGHKAEALAQNTPPASSTSPASPSAGAGTPSTEESEAFFQRYAQREQGSRPSRPGPTPTPAPDKTPPLAQRKGDDDDALSSPLPSRGPKTARLLTIALDPGHGGEDPGAIGSSGTYEKVVVLQIAKRLREKIDAQPNMRAMMTRDADFFVPLGVRVQKARRVDADLFMSIHADAFTSPSANGASVFALSERGATSATARLLEKTQNASDLIGGVNIKTNDRAVAHALLDMSTTAQIRDSKVFGSALLAEIGTVADRLHSKNVEQASFAVLKAPDIPSVLVETAFISNPKEEQSLNDPAYQDRLANALLKGIKAYFAKNPPIAKNRTA, from the coding sequence CTGCCTGAACTCATGCTGATCAAACGCTTCGCCCGTACCGACGACGCCTCATCGCCCAATGCCGGCCGCCGCCGCGCGTTGCGCGCCGGGGCATCGACACTGATTCTCGCCCTCACCGGCCCCCGCTTCGCGTTCGCCAATGCCATCGTGGCGGTGCGTGTCTGGCCGGCCAGGGACTACACACGCGTCACGCTCGAGACCGACAATCCGGTCAAATTTCAGCAACAACTGATGGAGAGTCCGAACCGCTTCGTCATCGATCTCGACGAAGTGGATCTGAATCCTGCGCTGCGCGACCTCGTCTCGAAGATTCAACCGAACGACCCGCAGATCATGCAGGTGCGGGTGGGTCAGTTCAAACCGGGCGTCGTGCGCATGGTCTTCGACCTGAAGGCCGGCGTGAAACCGCAGTCCTTTACGTTGCCGCCGGTCGCGGGCTACAAGTACCGCACCGTGTTCGATCTGTATCCGGCGGTCGAGCCCGATCCGCTCATGGAACTGCTCGCCAAGTCCGGACACAAGGCCGAAGCGCTGGCCCAGAACACGCCCCCTGCGTCATCGACCTCGCCTGCCTCGCCCTCGGCGGGCGCGGGCACACCGAGCACGGAAGAAAGCGAAGCGTTCTTCCAGCGCTATGCGCAGCGTGAGCAAGGGTCGCGCCCGTCGCGTCCGGGCCCCACACCGACGCCTGCACCGGACAAGACACCGCCTCTCGCCCAGCGCAAGGGCGACGACGATGACGCTCTGTCATCGCCACTGCCGTCACGCGGCCCGAAGACAGCGCGCCTGCTCACTATCGCGCTCGATCCGGGCCATGGCGGCGAAGATCCGGGCGCCATCGGCAGCAGTGGCACTTACGAAAAAGTGGTGGTGTTGCAGATCGCCAAACGGCTGCGCGAGAAGATCGACGCGCAACCCAACATGCGCGCGATGATGACCCGCGACGCCGACTTCTTCGTGCCGCTCGGCGTGCGCGTGCAGAAGGCCCGCCGAGTGGATGCCGACCTGTTCATGTCGATTCACGCAGACGCCTTCACCTCGCCGTCGGCGAACGGTGCATCGGTGTTCGCGCTGTCCGAGCGTGGCGCCACGAGTGCGACGGCCCGTCTGCTGGAAAAGACGCAAAACGCTTCGGACCTGATCGGTGGCGTCAACATCAAGACCAACGACCGTGCCGTCGCGCATGCGCTGCTCGATATGTCGACGACCGCACAGATTCGCGACAGCAAAGTGTTCGGATCGGCACTGCTCGCCGAGATCGGCACGGTCGCCGACCGGCTGCATAGCAAGAACGTCGAACAGGCCTCCTTCGCGGTGCTCAAGGCACCGGACATCCCGTCGGTGCTGGTCGAGACCGCGTTCATCAGCAACCCCAAGGAAGAGCAGTCCCTGAACGATCCGGCCTATCAGGACCGCCTCGCCAACGCGCTGCTCAAGGGCATCAAGGCGTACTTCGCCAAGAATCCGCCTATCGCAAAAAATCGCACCGCCTGA
- a CDS encoding extracellular solute-binding protein, with protein sequence MTHALNRRTFLKTASGLVIAPALGLDALSAYAADACPNVVVGTWGGDYLNLLEQNIGKPIIEAAGGKVTYDSAGQVERMTKLRAEKASRRGTLDVACLADLDMYDINRSGILEAVDAKLVPNLGNTLEALRRPYSIPHIFSAMVIVYNPEKLGTKPDSFMAALDPKLKGKVGFSDILYNFNVVSSSLAAGHKDGDTAGGMQFLRELRKSQQPKVYPSNEAVASALKSGDIWFTCMWKARALQWKKAGVPIDYVVPKEGAVPVTFEAAVPKNSQSKPCGFNYLNAMLDPRAQIGFAETMGYAPTVKNANLPPSLQQSVGFTSAELDRMVKLDYAKFTADKPALLDFWNKEFKVGL encoded by the coding sequence ATGACGCACGCCCTGAACCGCCGCACATTCCTGAAGACCGCTTCCGGTCTGGTGATCGCTCCCGCGCTAGGCCTCGACGCGCTGTCGGCATATGCGGCCGACGCCTGCCCGAACGTGGTGGTCGGCACCTGGGGGGGCGACTACCTCAATTTGCTCGAGCAGAACATTGGCAAGCCGATCATCGAGGCGGCGGGCGGCAAGGTCACTTATGACTCGGCCGGGCAAGTCGAACGCATGACCAAGCTGCGCGCCGAGAAGGCGTCGCGTCGCGGCACGCTCGACGTGGCGTGTCTGGCCGATCTCGATATGTACGACATCAACCGCTCCGGCATTCTCGAAGCCGTCGATGCGAAGCTCGTGCCGAACCTGGGCAACACGCTCGAAGCGCTGCGTCGCCCGTACTCGATTCCACACATCTTCAGCGCGATGGTGATCGTCTACAACCCGGAGAAGCTCGGCACCAAACCCGATTCGTTCATGGCCGCACTGGATCCGAAGCTCAAGGGCAAAGTCGGCTTCTCCGACATCCTCTACAACTTCAATGTCGTGAGCAGTTCGCTCGCCGCAGGCCACAAGGACGGCGATACCGCCGGTGGCATGCAGTTCCTGCGCGAGTTGCGCAAGTCTCAACAACCGAAGGTCTATCCGTCGAACGAGGCCGTGGCCTCCGCACTCAAGAGCGGCGATATCTGGTTCACCTGCATGTGGAAGGCGCGCGCACTCCAATGGAAGAAGGCCGGCGTGCCGATCGACTACGTGGTGCCCAAGGAAGGTGCCGTGCCGGTGACGTTCGAGGCCGCGGTGCCGAAGAACTCGCAGTCCAAACCGTGCGGCTTCAACTATCTGAACGCCATGCTCGATCCGCGCGCGCAGATCGGCTTTGCGGAGACGATGGGCTACGCGCCGACGGTGAAGAACGCGAACCTGCCGCCGTCGCTGCAACAGAGCGTGGGCTTCACAAGCGCCGAACTCGACCGGATGGTGAAACTCGACTATGCGAAATTCACCGCCGACAAGCCCGCGCTGCTCGACTTCTGGAACAAGGAATTCAAGGTGGGTCTGTGA
- the tsaE gene encoding tRNA (adenosine(37)-N6)-threonylcarbamoyltransferase complex ATPase subunit type 1 TsaE has product MPESSTPSPLGERIFALPDEAATEAFATALARAIVERMAHTDAAHAGLHVQLSGDLGAGKTTLVRALLRALGHTGRVKSPTYALCEPYNIDTPQGVLPVYHFDLYRFADPAEWHDTGFREHFAGDALCLVEWPEKAEGLLGTPDLSLWLEPVGNSRRLTTSAYTPAGLACLNSC; this is encoded by the coding sequence ATGCCCGAATCTTCGACGCCATCACCACTGGGCGAGCGCATCTTCGCGCTGCCGGACGAAGCCGCCACCGAGGCCTTCGCCACAGCGCTTGCGCGCGCCATCGTGGAACGCATGGCACACACCGACGCCGCACACGCAGGGCTGCATGTGCAGCTCTCGGGCGACCTCGGCGCGGGCAAAACCACGCTCGTGCGGGCGCTGCTGCGTGCGCTGGGCCACACCGGTCGCGTCAAAAGCCCGACTTACGCGCTGTGTGAACCATACAACATCGACACACCACAAGGCGTGTTGCCGGTCTATCATTTCGACCTGTACCGCTTTGCCGATCCGGCCGAATGGCATGACACGGGCTTTCGCGAGCACTTTGCCGGCGACGCCCTGTGCCTCGTCGAGTGGCCGGAGAAAGCCGAAGGTCTCCTGGGCACCCCCGATTTGAGCCTTTGGCTGGAACCTGTGGGCAATAGCCGCCGTCTGACGACGAGCGCCTACACGCCTGCCGGTCTTGCCTGCCTGAACTCATGCTGA
- the mutL gene encoding DNA mismatch repair endonuclease MutL, with protein sequence MPAGLAPARAIRVLPDQLISQIAAGEVVERPASVVKELLENALDAGAGALQIKLEEGGVRRIAITDDGGGMSAEQLPLALTRHATSKIRTLDELESVLTLGFRGEALASIASVAQLTLSSRQADAPHATAIDGNTGALTPAAGPVGTTVDVRDLYFNTPARRKFLKTEQTEFGHCMDVIRRSALARPDVGFSILHNNRAVEHWNASDAATRVSRVLGNDFADAHLALDEGAAELRLSGFVGLPTASRGRADQQFFFVNGRFVRDKLLTHAVRAAYEDVLHGDRYPAYVLYFELPPQLVDVNVHPSKIEVRFRDARSVHQFVFHAVQRALARAAGSGGATHSAHLTDGGGLAAGPGAVGGNGFMAARPAAGFGTPGGSSWNPRMQQGSLPMVQPMSVYDNLFGRTAPPAPRPYGQPGVTDAPSPAYGNAGATQDSAALTAGPDAFAALASGANGTADAMSLEHPLGFALGQLHGIYILSQNANGLVLVDMHAAHERILYERFKQALVERSVPVQPLLIPVTFFADPVEIGTAEEHQETLTALGFDLAAMSPTTLAVRAIPALLDGADAQALARAVLADLRQYGGSRVLTERQHELLGTLACHTAVRANRRLTHEEMNALLRQMEATERADQCNHGRPTWYQLTLGDLDKLFMRGR encoded by the coding sequence ATGCCGGCAGGCCTTGCACCGGCTCGCGCCATCCGTGTCCTTCCCGATCAGTTGATCAGCCAGATCGCCGCCGGCGAGGTGGTGGAGCGTCCTGCATCCGTCGTCAAGGAATTGCTCGAAAATGCGCTCGACGCAGGCGCGGGCGCCCTTCAGATCAAGCTCGAGGAAGGCGGCGTGCGCCGCATCGCGATCACCGACGACGGCGGCGGCATGTCCGCCGAACAATTGCCGCTCGCGCTGACCCGTCATGCCACGAGCAAGATCCGCACGCTCGACGAGCTGGAATCGGTGCTCACCCTCGGGTTCCGGGGGGAAGCGCTCGCCTCCATCGCGTCGGTCGCGCAGCTCACTCTGTCGAGCCGACAGGCCGATGCGCCGCATGCGACCGCGATTGACGGCAACACCGGGGCGCTCACGCCCGCCGCCGGCCCCGTGGGCACGACGGTCGACGTGCGCGACCTGTACTTCAATACCCCCGCGCGGCGCAAATTCCTGAAGACCGAGCAGACCGAATTCGGTCATTGCATGGACGTCATCCGGCGCAGCGCACTGGCGCGCCCGGACGTCGGCTTCTCGATTCTGCACAACAACCGGGCGGTCGAGCACTGGAATGCGTCAGACGCCGCCACACGCGTCTCGCGCGTGCTCGGCAATGATTTCGCCGACGCGCACCTCGCGCTCGATGAGGGCGCGGCCGAGCTTCGCCTGTCCGGTTTCGTCGGCTTGCCGACCGCCAGCCGGGGCCGTGCCGACCAGCAGTTCTTCTTCGTGAACGGGCGCTTCGTGCGCGACAAACTGCTCACGCACGCCGTGCGCGCCGCCTACGAAGATGTGCTCCACGGCGACCGCTACCCTGCTTACGTGCTGTACTTCGAACTGCCGCCGCAGTTGGTCGACGTGAACGTTCATCCGTCGAAAATCGAAGTGCGGTTCCGCGATGCCCGCAGCGTCCACCAGTTCGTGTTCCACGCCGTACAACGTGCGCTCGCGCGAGCGGCGGGCAGTGGTGGCGCCACGCACTCGGCACACCTGACCGATGGCGGTGGTCTCGCGGCCGGGCCTGGCGCGGTGGGTGGAAACGGCTTCATGGCAGCCCGTCCGGCTGCCGGCTTCGGTACCCCGGGCGGCAGCAGTTGGAATCCGCGCATGCAGCAAGGCTCGCTGCCGATGGTCCAACCGATGTCCGTCTACGACAATCTTTTCGGACGCACTGCACCGCCCGCGCCGCGTCCCTACGGTCAGCCGGGCGTGACCGACGCGCCGTCGCCGGCTTACGGCAACGCCGGCGCCACACAAGACAGTGCCGCGCTCACGGCAGGACCCGATGCGTTCGCCGCGCTCGCCAGCGGCGCCAATGGCACCGCCGACGCGATGTCGCTCGAACATCCTCTGGGCTTCGCGCTGGGCCAGTTGCACGGCATCTACATCCTCTCGCAAAACGCTAACGGTCTTGTGCTCGTCGATATGCACGCGGCGCACGAGCGCATTCTGTACGAACGCTTCAAGCAGGCGCTGGTCGAGCGCAGCGTGCCGGTACAACCGCTGCTCATTCCGGTGACGTTCTTCGCCGACCCGGTGGAAATCGGCACCGCCGAAGAGCATCAGGAGACGCTCACCGCACTCGGCTTCGATCTCGCGGCCATGTCGCCGACCACGCTCGCCGTGCGCGCTATCCCCGCGCTGCTCGACGGTGCCGACGCACAGGCGCTTGCGCGTGCCGTGCTTGCCGATCTGCGTCAGTACGGAGGGTCGCGCGTGCTCACGGAGCGTCAGCACGAACTGCTGGGCACGCTCGCGTGCCACACGGCGGTGCGTGCCAACCGGCGCCTCACGCATGAGGAAATGAACGCCCTGCTGCGTCAGATGGAAGCCACCGAGCGCGCCGATCAGTGCAACCACGGACGTCCCACCTGGTACCAGCTCACGCTTGGCGACCTCGACAAATTGTTCATGCGCGGACGTTGA
- a CDS encoding VTT domain-containing protein, which yields MDTLVQLLEMVLHIDKHLGVFIDQYGNWVYLFLFMIVFVETGLVLFPFLPGDSLLFIGGAFAATGAMDPWLLGVLLFIAAVTGNTLNYWIGSKIGTRVYEKNWRFLDRDALRKTHDFYEHHGGKTIVMARFVPVVRTFAPFVAGVSAMSWTRFQLYNVLGAAIWVVLLVGGGYLFGNLPIVKQYLNIIVLVGISAAVVPIALGALWKLFTRGRRRVAPGRSE from the coding sequence TTGGATACTTTGGTGCAATTGCTGGAGATGGTGCTCCACATCGATAAACATCTGGGGGTGTTTATCGATCAGTACGGAAACTGGGTGTATCTGTTCCTGTTCATGATTGTGTTCGTGGAAACAGGATTGGTGCTCTTTCCGTTCCTTCCGGGCGATTCCCTGTTGTTCATCGGTGGCGCGTTTGCCGCGACCGGCGCCATGGACCCATGGCTGCTTGGCGTGCTGCTGTTCATCGCGGCCGTGACGGGTAACACGCTCAACTACTGGATCGGCTCGAAGATCGGGACTCGTGTGTACGAGAAGAACTGGCGTTTCCTCGATCGCGATGCCTTGCGCAAGACCCATGATTTCTACGAGCACCACGGCGGCAAGACCATCGTGATGGCGCGCTTCGTGCCGGTCGTGCGCACGTTCGCACCGTTCGTCGCGGGCGTGTCGGCCATGTCGTGGACGCGCTTCCAGCTCTACAACGTGCTGGGTGCGGCGATCTGGGTGGTGCTCCTCGTGGGGGGCGGCTACCTGTTCGGCAACCTGCCGATCGTCAAGCAGTACCTGAACATCATTGTGCTGGTCGGGATCTCGGCGGCTGTGGTGCCGATCGCTCTCGGCGCCCTGTGGAAGCTCTTCACGCGCGGCCGCCGCCGCGTGGCACCGGGCCGGAGCGAGTAA
- the queG gene encoding tRNA epoxyqueuosine(34) reductase QueG, translated as MESMKASVIFPATAAQVELSTPPNPSEVSPSRDNATPQTLDAQRLNALAGQIREWASELGFGRIGITDTDLSHAEAGLQQWLDDGCHGDMDYMAAHGMKRARPAELVPGTVRVISARMNYLPSDTDMASWRQREAARAAMPAEAIVSVYARGRDYHKVVRNRLQQLADRITQAIGPFGYRAFTDSAPVLEVELAQKAGLGWRGKHTLLLSRDAGSLFFLGEIFVDVPLPVDVDTDTDTDAAPGDEARGMQRGEHCGQCERCREVCPTGAITEAFRVDARLCISYLTIEHKGAIPEALRAKMGNRIYGCDDCQLYCPWNKFAQPSPLTDFAPRNRLDCASLIELFAWSEADFMDKLAGSPIRRIGHERWLRNLAVGLGNALRDTGDANARKPLRDALLARRAHPSALVREHVEWALAQEGAAV; from the coding sequence ATGGAGTCAATGAAAGCTTCCGTGATTTTCCCCGCTACCGCCGCACAAGTCGAGCTATCGACGCCTCCGAATCCCTCGGAAGTGTCGCCCTCGCGCGACAATGCGACGCCTCAGACGCTCGATGCACAGCGTCTGAATGCCCTTGCCGGTCAAATTCGCGAGTGGGCGAGTGAGCTGGGTTTCGGCCGTATCGGCATCACGGACACCGATCTCTCGCACGCCGAAGCGGGGCTGCAACAGTGGCTGGACGACGGCTGCCATGGCGATATGGACTACATGGCCGCGCATGGCATGAAGCGTGCGCGTCCTGCCGAACTGGTACCTGGCACGGTGCGCGTCATCAGTGCGCGCATGAACTATCTCCCGAGCGACACCGATATGGCGAGTTGGCGCCAGCGCGAAGCGGCGCGTGCGGCGATGCCCGCCGAGGCGATCGTCTCGGTCTATGCGCGTGGCCGGGACTATCACAAGGTCGTGCGCAATCGGCTACAGCAACTGGCCGATCGCATTACGCAGGCCATCGGACCGTTCGGCTATCGTGCGTTCACCGATTCGGCGCCGGTACTCGAAGTCGAACTCGCGCAGAAGGCCGGGTTGGGCTGGCGCGGTAAACACACCTTGCTGCTTTCGCGCGACGCAGGCTCGCTCTTCTTTCTCGGCGAGATCTTTGTCGACGTGCCGCTCCCGGTGGATGTCGATACCGATACCGATACCGACGCGGCGCCGGGGGACGAGGCGCGCGGCATGCAACGCGGCGAGCACTGCGGGCAATGCGAACGATGCCGCGAGGTCTGCCCGACGGGCGCGATCACCGAAGCCTTTCGGGTCGACGCGCGCCTGTGCATCTCGTATCTGACGATCGAACACAAGGGCGCGATTCCCGAGGCCTTGCGCGCGAAGATGGGCAACCGCATTTACGGGTGTGACGATTGTCAGCTCTATTGCCCGTGGAACAAGTTTGCGCAGCCGTCGCCCCTCACCGATTTCGCGCCCCGTAATCGGCTCGACTGCGCCTCGCTCATCGAACTCTTTGCATGGAGCGAAGCGGATTTCATGGACAAGTTGGCGGGCAGCCCGATTCGTCGTATCGGCCACGAAAGGTGGTTGCGTAATCTGGCCGTCGGGCTGGGCAATGCGCTGCGCGACACGGGGGATGCCAATGCACGCAAGCCGTTGCGCGACGCCTTGCTGGCGCGACGCGCGCACCCCTCTGCGCTGGTGCGCGAACATGTCGAGTGGGCATTGGCCCAGGAAGGAGCCGCGGTTTGA
- a CDS encoding ABC transporter permease: MTGDVLRLPAGGPRRVPVAKWAVRAGVTLIYLFMLSPLIFVVWLSFFKDAIITFPPSGYTVSWYLNAWRNAAFANGFLLSLQLAACAAIGGVILGVAASLALARYRFPGRRTLGNVLLLPLVVPGIVAGIATYLFYLRAENTLDVDIVGTFGGLVVAHICLTIPWTMRLVGASLAQIDDTIEEAARNLGAGAWRTLWRVTLPMLRPAIVASVLFSFIVSFENLELTLPLVGPGKTTLPIAIMQYLEFNLDPTIAAVSAAQIVLLGIVMLITDRFVKLSQVI; this comes from the coding sequence ATGACGGGCGATGTGCTGCGGCTGCCGGCAGGCGGACCTCGACGCGTGCCGGTCGCCAAATGGGCGGTGCGCGCCGGCGTCACGCTGATCTATCTGTTCATGCTGAGCCCGCTGATATTCGTCGTCTGGCTGAGCTTCTTCAAAGACGCGATCATCACGTTCCCGCCGAGCGGCTACACGGTGTCGTGGTATCTGAATGCGTGGCGAAACGCGGCGTTCGCCAACGGCTTCCTGCTCTCCTTGCAGCTCGCCGCCTGCGCGGCCATCGGCGGCGTGATCCTCGGCGTAGCCGCCTCACTCGCTCTTGCGCGCTATCGCTTTCCGGGGCGCCGCACACTGGGCAATGTCCTGCTGCTGCCGCTCGTGGTGCCGGGCATCGTCGCCGGCATTGCGACCTATCTCTTCTACTTGCGCGCCGAGAACACGCTCGACGTAGACATCGTCGGCACCTTCGGTGGCCTGGTCGTCGCTCACATCTGCCTGACCATTCCGTGGACGATGCGCCTCGTGGGCGCGAGTCTCGCGCAGATCGACGACACCATCGAGGAAGCCGCCCGCAACCTCGGCGCAGGGGCGTGGCGCACGCTCTGGCGCGTCACACTGCCGATGCTGCGCCCGGCCATTGTGGCGTCCGTACTGTTCAGCTTCATCGTGTCGTTCGAGAACCTCGAACTCACGCTGCCGCTCGTCGGACCGGGCAAGACCACGCTGCCCATCGCGATCATGCAGTACCTCGAATTCAACCTCGACCCGACGATTGCAGCCGTCTCCGCTGCGCAGATTGTGTTGCTCGGCATCGTGATGCTGATCACCGATCGTTTCGTCAAACTCAGCCAGGTGATCTGA
- the miaA gene encoding tRNA (adenosine(37)-N6)-dimethylallyltransferase MiaA, which translates to MKANPPIVCLLGPTASGKTAAALALAQDTPLEIISVDSALVYREMDIGTAKPSAAELAAVPHHLIDIIDPRDAYSAAQFRDDTLRLVDDITARGRRPLLVGGTMLYYKALTQGLSPLPSANAEVRARLDEDAARDGWPAMHARLAGVDPVTAARLAPNDSQRIQRALEIFELSGKPMSQWLAEQAQTPDAPSAHSFVPVALEPSDRSVLHARIAERFRLMLAAGFIEEVERLRARGDLDPGLPSMRCVGYRQVWEYLDGDTDYDTMRDKGIFATRQLCKRQLTWLRSMPERHIVDCTSDDAPQRVLATVRALWQP; encoded by the coding sequence ATGAAGGCCAATCCCCCGATCGTCTGTCTGCTGGGCCCGACGGCTTCCGGCAAGACCGCCGCCGCCCTCGCGCTGGCACAGGACACACCGCTCGAAATCATCAGCGTCGACTCCGCGCTCGTCTATCGCGAGATGGATATCGGCACGGCCAAGCCCAGCGCGGCCGAATTGGCCGCCGTGCCGCACCATCTGATCGACATCATCGATCCGCGCGATGCCTACTCGGCCGCCCAATTCCGCGACGACACGCTGCGACTGGTCGACGACATCACGGCGCGCGGGCGTCGTCCGTTGCTCGTGGGCGGCACGATGCTTTACTACAAAGCGCTCACGCAGGGCCTCTCGCCCCTGCCCTCGGCCAACGCCGAGGTACGCGCGAGACTCGACGAAGACGCTGCCCGCGACGGCTGGCCCGCGATGCACGCCCGGCTCGCAGGCGTCGATCCCGTGACCGCCGCACGCCTCGCGCCGAACGACTCGCAGCGCATTCAGCGCGCACTGGAAATCTTCGAACTGTCGGGTAAGCCCATGTCGCAATGGCTGGCCGAACAAGCGCAGACACCGGATGCGCCATCGGCACATAGCTTCGTGCCCGTCGCGCTGGAGCCGAGCGACCGATCCGTGCTCCACGCGCGGATTGCCGAACGTTTTCGTCTGATGCTCGCGGCCGGCTTCATCGAAGAAGTCGAACGCCTGCGCGCACGCGGCGATCTCGACCCCGGGCTGCCGTCGATGCGCTGCGTCGGCTACCGTCAGGTGTGGGAATACCTGGACGGCGATACCGACTACGACACCATGCGCGACAAAGGCATTTTCGCGACCCGTCAGTTGTGCAAACGCCAACTCACATGGCTGCGTTCGATGCCGGAGCGCCACATCGTCGACTGCACCTCGGACGATGCTCCGCAACGCGTCCTCGCCACGGTTCGCGCCCTCTGGCAACCCTGA